Proteins encoded together in one Gloeomargarita sp. SKYB120 window:
- a CDS encoding AbrB family transcriptional regulator encodes MDKPQPLTGEALLAKFQELGHLSYKEKARACGYYTVTKKGVERVNIQKFRNALIEAYGIELDGKGRKRKRSRGGREASYRVRVQSNGNLLIGAAYTKQMNLKPGDEFEIVLGRKQIRLSQVTPSERR; translated from the coding sequence ATGGACAAACCTCAACCACTAACGGGCGAAGCCCTGCTGGCCAAGTTCCAAGAATTAGGTCACTTAAGTTACAAAGAAAAGGCCAGAGCCTGTGGCTATTACACGGTGACCAAAAAGGGCGTGGAACGGGTCAATATTCAAAAATTCCGCAACGCCTTGATCGAGGCTTACGGGATTGAACTCGACGGCAAGGGCCGCAAGCGCAAACGCTCACGGGGCGGGCGCGAAGCCAGTTACCGCGTGCGAGTGCAATCCAACGGCAATCTCTTGATCGGGGCCGCCTACACCAAACAAATGAATCTCAAACCGGGTGACGAATTTGAAATTGTGCTAGGCCGCAAGCAGATCCGTTTGAGCCAAGTGACGCCCTCCGAGCGGCGGTAA